A section of the Capra hircus breed San Clemente chromosome 23, ASM170441v1, whole genome shotgun sequence genome encodes:
- the PPP1R10 gene encoding serine/threonine-protein phosphatase 1 regulatory subunit 10 has product MGSGPIDPKELLKGLDSFLNRDGEVKSVDGISKIFSLMKEARKMVSRCTYLNILLQTRSPEVLIKFIDVGGYKLLNNWLTYSKTTNNIPLLQQILLTLQHLPLTVDHLKQNNTAKLVKQLSKSSDDEELRKLASVLVSDWMAVIRSQSSTQPAEKDKKKRKEEGKSRTTPPERPVTEVKAETRAEEAPEKKREKPKSLRTTAPSHAKFRSTGLELETPSLVPVKKNASAVVVSDKYNLKPIPLKRQSSAAAPGDAAPPAEKKYKPLNTTPNATKEIKVKIIPPQPMEGLGFLDALNSAPVPGIKIKKKKKVLSPTAAKPSPFEGKTSTEPSVAKPSSPEPAPPEAMDTERPGTPVPPVEVPELMDTASLEPGALDVKPVESPSDPSQLTRKGRKRKTVTWPEEGKLREYFYFELDETERVNVNKIKDFGEAAKREILSDRHAFETARRLSHDNMEEKVPWVCPRPLVLPSPLVTPGSNSQERYIQAEREKGILQELFLNKESPHEPDPEPYEPIPPKLIPLDEECSMDETPYVETLEPGGAGGSPDGAGGSKLPPVLANLMGSMGAGKSPQGPGGGGINVQEILTSIMGSPNSHPSEELLKQADYSDKIKQMLVPHGLLGPGPIANGFPPGGPGAPKGMQHFPPGPGGPMPGPHGGPGGPGGPVGPRLLGPPPPPRGGDPFWDGPGDPMRGGPMRGGPGPGPGPYHRGRGGRGGNEPPPPPPPFRGARGGRSGGGPPNGRGGPGGGMVGGGGHRPHEGPGGGMNSGSGHRPHEGPGSGMGGGHRPHEGPGGSMGGGHRPHEGPGGGMGGGSGHRPHEGPGGGMGAGGGHRPHEGPGHGGPHGHRPHDVPGHRGHDHRGPPPHEHRGHDGPGHGGGGHRGHDGGHSHGGDMSNRPVCRHFMMKGNCRYENNCAFYHPGVNGPPLP; this is encoded by the exons ATGGGTTCGGGTCCCATAGACCCCAAAGAGCTTCTCAAGGGCCTGGATAGTTTCCTTAACCGAGATGGGGAAGTCAAGAGTGTGGATGGGATTTCGAAAATCTTCAG CCTGATGAAGGAGGCACGGAAGATGGTGAGTCGGTGCACGTACTTGAACATTCTCCTGCAGACCCGTTCACCGGAAGTACTGATCAA gTTTATTGACGTCGGTGGTTACAAGCTTCTTAACAATTGGCTGACGTATTCGAAGACAACCAACAACATTCCCCTCTTACAGCAGATTCTGCTGACCCTGCAGCACCTGCCCCTCACTGTTGACCATCTCAAGCAG AACAACACAGCCAAACTGGTGAAACAGCTGAGCAAGTCGAGTGACGATGAAG AACTCCGGAAGTTGGCCTCAGTCCTTGTCAGCGACTGGATGGCGGTCATCCGCTCCCAGAGCAGTACGCAGCCTGCTG agaaagataagaagaaacggaaagaagagggaaagagtCGAACCACCCCTCCTGAGCGACCGGTGACTGAGGTGAAGGCTGAGACTCGGGCTGAGGAGGCCCcggaaaagaagagggaaaagccCAAGTCTCTCCGCACCACAGCGCCCAGTCACGCCAAGTTCCGCTCCACCG GACTAGAGCTGGAGACCCCGTCTCTGGTGCCCGTGAAGAAGAATGCCAGTGCGGTGGTGGTTTCTGACAAGTACAACCTTAAACCCATCCCCCTCAAGCGTCAGAG ttctgcagcTGCCCCAGGAGATGCTGCCCCTCCGGCAGAGAAGAAATACAAACCACTCAACACAACACCCAATGCCACCAAAGAGATCAAAGTGAAGATCATCCCACCACAGC ctATGGAGGGCCTGGGCTTTCTGGATGCGCTCAATTCAGCCCCTGTCCCAGGCATCAAaattaagaagaagaagaaggtgcTGTCACCCACAGCTGCCAAG CCAAGCCCATTTGAAGGAAAAACAAGCACAGAACCAAGTGTGGCCAAACCTTCTTCCCCAGAGCCAGCACCTCCTGAGGCTATGGACACAGAACGTCCCGGGACCCCAGTTCCCCCTGTCGAAGTCCCAGAGCTCATGGATACTG CCTCTTTGGAGCCAGGAGCTCTGGATGTGAAGCCAGTGGAGAGTCCCAGTGATCCTAGCCAGCTGACCCGGAAAGGCAGGAAGAGGAAAACTGTGACGTGGCCGGAGGAGGGCAAGCTAAGAGAGTATTTCTATTTTGAACTGGATGAGACTGAGCGAG TAAATGTGAATAAGATCAAGGACTTTGGCGAAGCAGCTAAGCGAGAGATACTGTCAGACCGACATGCATTTGAGACGGCCCGGCGTCTGAGCCATGACAACATGGAGGAGAAGGTGCCCTGGGTGTGCCCCCGGCCCCTGGTGCTGCCCTCGCCCCTCGTCACCCCTGGAAGCAACAGCCAGGAGCGGTACATCCAGGCTGAGCGGGAGAAGGGGATCCTTCAGGAGCTCTTCCTGAACAAGGAAAG TCCTCATGAGCCGGATCCTGAGCCCTATGAACCTATCCCCCCAAAGCTCATCCCCCTAGATGAG GAATGTTCCATGGATGAGACCCCATATGTTGAGACCCTGGAACCTGGGGGAGCCGGTGGGTCACCTGACGGAGCAGGTGGTTCCAAGTTGCCTCCGGTTCTGGCTAATCTTATGGGGAGCATGGGTGCTGGGAAGAGCCCCCAGGGTCCTGGAGGAGGCGGCATCAACGTGCAGGAGATCCTCACCTCCATCATG GGTAGCCCCAACAGTCATCCCTCAGAAGAACTGCTGAAGCAAGCAGACTATTCAGACAAGATCAAGCAGATGCTGG TGCCACATGGGCTTTTAGGCCCTGGTCCGATAGCCAATGGTTTCCCACCCGGAGGCCCTGGGGCCCCCAAGGGCATGCAGCACTTCCCCCCTGGACCTGGGGGGCCCATGCCAG GTCCCCATGGAGGCcctggggggcctggtgggccagtgggtcCACGTCTCCTgggtcccccaccccctccccgggGGGGTGACCCCTTCTGGGATGGCCCAGGTGACCCTATGCGGGGTGGCCCGATGCGGGGTGGGCCAGGACCTGGCCCTGGGCCATACCATAGAGGCCGAGGTGGCCGAGGAGGCAATGAaccacctccccctcctcctccattcCGGGGGGCCAGAGGAGGTCGCTCTGGAGGCGGGCCTCCAAATGGACGAGGGGGCCCTGGTGGGGGCATGGTTGGCGGCGGTGGACATCGTCCCCACGAAGGCCCTGGTGGCGGCATGAACAGTGGCAGCGGACATCGTCCCCATGAAGGCCCTGGCAGTGGCATGGGTGGTGGACATCGCCCCCACGAAGGCCCTGGTGGTAGCATGGGTGGGGGGCACCGCCCCCACGAAGGCCCCGGCGGTGGCATGGGTGGAGGCAGTGGACATCGCCCCCATGAAGGCCCCGGTGGAGGAATGGGTGCTGGTGGTGGCCATCGGCCCCATGAAGGCCCTGGACACGGGGGGCCCCATGGCCACCGGCCTCATGATGTCCCTGGTCACCGAGGTCACGACCACCGCGGGCCACCCCCTCACGAGCACCGTGGCCACGATGGCCCTGGCCATGGAGGAGGGGGCCACCGAGGGCATGATGGCGGCCACAGCCACGGAGGAG ACATGTCGAACCGCCCCGTGTGTCGGCATTTCATGATGAAGGGCAACTGCCGCTACGAGAACAACTGTGCCTTCTACCACCCGGGCGTCAACGGGCCGCCCCTGCCCTag